One Faecalispora anaeroviscerum genomic window carries:
- a CDS encoding D-alanine--D-alanine ligase family protein, protein MSKTTVAVLFGGCSTEHEVSRVSAASVIQNIPQDKYNVVKIGITKEGRWLLFSGDPAEMPDGSWEQNPANRTALISPDRTVHGILAQTETGFETIPVDVVFPVLHGKNGEDGTVQGLLQMAGIPFVGCSSLVSAVCMDKAITNSLLETAGIPQAHYLWFFTDNYFTGAEKICKKIEARLGYPVFVKPANSGSSVGVSKVTRPEDLDAAIQRAAREDIKVVVEEAVVGQEVECAVLGLSRPEASIVGEIASGADFYDYDDKYKTGAAKLFIPAHIPEDIAEEVRENALRAYRMLGCSGLARVDFFVRKSDGAVLLNELNTLPGFTSISMYPKLWEASGLPYPELLDRLIQLAFDKVYF, encoded by the coding sequence ATGTCAAAAACAACTGTCGCCGTTCTGTTCGGCGGCTGCTCTACCGAGCATGAGGTTTCGCGCGTTTCGGCGGCCTCTGTGATTCAGAATATCCCACAGGACAAATACAACGTCGTCAAAATCGGTATTACGAAGGAAGGCCGGTGGCTGCTGTTTTCCGGTGACCCGGCCGAAATGCCTGACGGCAGCTGGGAACAAAACCCCGCAAACCGCACCGCGCTGATTTCGCCCGACCGCACGGTTCACGGCATTCTGGCCCAAACCGAAACCGGCTTTGAAACCATCCCTGTGGATGTGGTGTTCCCGGTGCTGCACGGCAAAAACGGCGAGGACGGTACTGTGCAGGGCCTGCTGCAGATGGCGGGCATTCCGTTCGTGGGCTGCTCGTCACTTGTTTCCGCGGTGTGCATGGATAAGGCGATCACCAACAGCCTGCTCGAAACCGCCGGAATCCCCCAGGCCCATTACCTGTGGTTCTTTACCGACAACTACTTCACCGGCGCGGAGAAAATCTGCAAAAAGATTGAAGCACGCCTTGGCTACCCCGTATTCGTAAAGCCCGCAAACTCCGGCTCCTCCGTTGGAGTCAGCAAGGTTACCCGCCCCGAGGATCTGGACGCTGCCATTCAGCGCGCGGCCCGCGAGGACATCAAGGTCGTTGTGGAGGAAGCCGTCGTCGGACAGGAGGTCGAGTGCGCCGTTCTGGGGCTTTCGCGCCCCGAAGCCTCAATCGTGGGTGAAATCGCCTCCGGCGCAGACTTTTATGATTACGACGATAAATATAAAACCGGTGCTGCAAAGCTGTTCATCCCCGCCCACATCCCGGAGGATATCGCCGAAGAGGTGCGGGAAAACGCCCTGCGGGCCTACCGCATGCTTGGCTGCAGCGGCCTTGCGCGCGTGGATTTCTTTGTGCGTAAAAGCGACGGCGCCGTTCTGCTCAACGAGCTGAACACCCTGCCGGGCTTTACCAGCATCAGCATGTACCCCAAGCTCTGGGAGGCCTCCGGCCTGCCCTATCCCGAGCTACTGGACCGCCTGATTCAGCTGGCTTTTGACAAAGTGTATTTCTGA
- a CDS encoding DUF7674 family protein, with product MEQKAFDLIAEKVRSVLLEQGFQRKEDVQEEQGQAAVYLSEDAAYSVLYERATKLFHLRACGVTDAKPDNQWKKLSSWAFDPEADTAAYAASIAEDFAETLGGSSRKELIRQQKKRKKKDEDATTDPLFFFNRLASIFPELRAELAQERATYGTVRSVTFTREHVVSRVEQLAKTYSGTEPFKKLCNVLNEIYEHGDMDVRSIITIVLLNGINDQQALENLSKNFSEDLSKVYDKAKALKGKKIRPEKKKKKPKYADEMLQTLDDHV from the coding sequence TTGGAACAAAAAGCATTTGACCTGATTGCCGAAAAGGTGCGTTCCGTTCTTTTGGAGCAGGGATTCCAAAGAAAGGAGGACGTGCAGGAGGAACAGGGACAGGCTGCGGTTTATCTCAGCGAAGACGCGGCGTACAGCGTGCTGTATGAGCGGGCGACAAAGCTGTTTCATCTGCGCGCCTGTGGGGTAACGGATGCCAAGCCGGACAATCAGTGGAAGAAGCTTTCTTCTTGGGCGTTTGACCCCGAAGCCGACACCGCAGCCTACGCGGCAAGCATTGCGGAGGATTTCGCAGAAACGCTGGGCGGCAGCAGCCGTAAGGAGCTGATACGTCAGCAGAAAAAGAGAAAGAAAAAGGACGAGGATGCGACAACCGACCCCCTGTTCTTCTTTAACCGTCTGGCCAGTATTTTCCCAGAGCTGCGTGCTGAGCTGGCGCAGGAGCGGGCCACCTATGGAACCGTGCGCAGCGTTACCTTTACACGCGAGCATGTGGTAAGCCGTGTAGAGCAGCTGGCGAAAACCTATTCGGGTACCGAGCCGTTTAAAAAGCTGTGCAATGTTCTGAATGAAATATATGAGCATGGTGATATGGACGTTCGTTCCATTATCACGATTGTTCTGCTCAATGGGATCAACGACCAGCAGGCGCTTGAGAACCTGAGCAAAAACTTCAGCGAGGATCTTTCCAAGGTATACGACAAAGCCAAGGCACTCAAGGGCAAAAAAATCCGGCCGGAAAAGAAGAAAAAGAAACCGAAATATGCGGATGAGATGCTCCAAACCCTTGATGATCACGTGTAA
- the rplA gene encoding 50S ribosomal protein L1 — protein MKHGKKYVDGAKLVERAKLYDPQDALELCVKTGTAKFDETVEVHVKLGVDGRHADQQVRGAIVLPNGTGKQVRVLAICKGDNQKLAEEAGAEFIGAEDMVQKIQSENWMDFDVLITTPDMMGLVGRLGKVLGPRGLMPNPKAGTVTPDIAKAVKEAKAGKIEYRLDKTNIIHCPIGKVSFGTEKLQENFSALLGAIVKAKPSASKGQYVKSCVVASTMGPGVRINPSKVGGM, from the coding sequence ATGAAACACGGTAAGAAATATGTAGACGGTGCCAAGCTGGTTGAACGCGCAAAGCTGTATGATCCTCAGGATGCTCTGGAGTTGTGCGTAAAGACTGGTACCGCAAAATTTGATGAAACAGTCGAAGTCCATGTCAAGTTGGGCGTAGACGGCCGCCATGCGGATCAGCAGGTTCGCGGCGCGATCGTTCTGCCGAACGGCACCGGCAAGCAGGTTCGCGTTTTGGCGATCTGCAAGGGTGATAACCAGAAGTTGGCTGAGGAAGCCGGCGCTGAGTTTATCGGTGCGGAAGACATGGTTCAGAAAATTCAGTCTGAAAACTGGATGGACTTTGATGTGCTGATCACCACACCCGATATGATGGGTCTGGTTGGCCGTCTTGGTAAAGTGTTGGGCCCGCGCGGCCTCATGCCGAACCCGAAGGCCGGCACCGTAACCCCGGATATCGCCAAAGCGGTAAAAGAGGCCAAGGCAGGTAAGATCGAGTATCGTCTGGATAAAACCAACATCATTCACTGCCCCATCGGCAAGGTTTCTTTCGGTACCGAAAAGCTGCAGGAGAACTTCTCCGCTCTGCTTGGCGCTATTGTAAAGGCAAAGCCCTCCGCTTCCAAGGGTCAGTATGTAAAATCCTGCGTTGTGGCTTCCACTATGGGCCCCGGCGTCAGAATCAATCCCAGCAAGGTAGGCGGAATGTAA
- the rplK gene encoding 50S ribosomal protein L11, with product MAQKVTGFIKLQIPAGKATPAPPVGPALGQHGVNIMAFTKEFNERTKNDVGLIIPVVITVYADRSFSFITKTPPAAILIKKACGIESGSGVPNKTKVAKITREQVKKIAEQKMPDLNASSVESAMSMVAGTARSMGIEVVD from the coding sequence ATGGCTCAAAAGGTTACGGGCTTTATTAAGCTCCAGATACCCGCTGGCAAGGCGACCCCGGCTCCCCCGGTTGGTCCGGCCCTCGGTCAGCACGGTGTCAACATTATGGCGTTTACGAAGGAATTCAATGAGCGCACAAAGAACGACGTCGGTCTTATTATCCCTGTGGTGATCACGGTTTACGCAGACCGCTCTTTCTCGTTCATTACCAAAACTCCGCCCGCTGCGATTCTTATCAAAAAAGCCTGCGGGATCGAGAGTGGTTCGGGTGTTCCGAACAAGACTAAGGTTGCAAAGATTACCCGTGAGCAGGTCAAGAAGATTGCGGAACAGAAGATGCCCGATCTCAATGCTTCCAGCGTAGAGTCTGCCATGAGCATGGTAGCGGGAACCGCGCGCAGCATGGGCATTGAAGTCGTAGATTGA
- a CDS encoding HAD-IB family phosphatase — protein MQEPYFIFDLDSTVTREELLPLLAQQIGMEQKSSEITEQARRGLLPFEESFRLQIELLRQIPIADAQKIAGEIALNERLAAWIRVHRERCFLATEHPDVWTQPLLRRLQMEGRCFSSKTITRNGYIDRISYYLNKKEIVGHFPTPVVAVGDGASDAEMLSLASVGIGFGGSRPIAPTARDSADYCVFDEQQLCALLDHLACLQPIASTAAPSLLRI, from the coding sequence ATGCAGGAACCTTATTTTATATTTGATCTGGATTCAACCGTCACCCGGGAAGAGCTGCTTCCGCTGCTGGCTCAGCAGATCGGAATGGAACAAAAATCGAGTGAGATTACAGAGCAGGCCAGACGCGGCCTTCTCCCCTTTGAAGAGAGCTTTCGGCTGCAAATTGAGCTGCTGCGTCAAATCCCCATTGCTGACGCCCAAAAAATTGCCGGCGAGATTGCCCTGAACGAGCGCCTGGCTGCCTGGATTCGCGTTCACCGCGAGCGCTGCTTTTTAGCGACTGAGCACCCGGATGTATGGACGCAGCCGCTGCTACGCCGTCTTCAAATGGAGGGGCGATGTTTTTCCTCCAAAACCATTACGAGAAACGGATACATAGACCGTATTTCCTATTATCTGAACAAAAAGGAGATTGTGGGGCATTTCCCCACTCCTGTTGTGGCCGTCGGCGACGGGGCCAGTGACGCCGAAATGCTGAGCCTGGCCAGCGTAGGGATCGGCTTTGGCGGTTCACGCCCAATAGCGCCCACTGCGCGCGACAGCGCCGATTACTGCGTGTTTGACGAGCAGCAGCTCTGCGCTTTGCTCGATCATTTGGCCTGTCTTCAGCCAATCGCATCCACAGCGGCTCCCTCTTTGCTGCGGATTTAA
- the argS gene encoding arginine--tRNA ligase yields the protein MSKLVQQATEELREAILNAVGRAVAAGELSAEPMPAFTLEIPADRAHGDWSANAALVSARAFRLPPRKIAELITKHLVLSGTYFDRYEIAGPGFLNFFFSSRFYVDVLKDIAALGSNYGRSNYGKKKKVMVEFVSANPTGPMHMGNARGGALGDCLSAVLDMAGFEVWREFYVNDAGNQIEKFGASLSARYQQLFLGEDAVEFPEDGYQGEDIKENTKLYADEFGKKLLQADEETRRRELVEYVLPRNIQKMKDDLKKYRIEYDQWFLESTLHNDGELKEALKLLTDRGVTYEKDGALWYRATDFGAEKDEVLVRQNGNPTYFAADIAYHRNKIEKRGYDLCIDVWGADHHGHVARLKGALDAIGLKGSQLDVVLMQLVRLTRDGQVVRMSKRTGKAIQLADLLDEVPVDAARFLFNMREPNSQMEFDLDLAVQQDSQNPVYYVQYANARICSILRNLAADGIAPRECTNSELALLTAPEELELIRHLSSFTEEIVQAAKDYDPARINRYVITLATLFHKFYNTCRVRGEEESLTAARLALCTAVTTVIRNVLSMFKISAPESM from the coding sequence ATGTCGAAACTAGTACAGCAAGCCACTGAAGAGCTGAGAGAAGCCATTTTGAACGCCGTGGGCCGCGCGGTGGCCGCAGGGGAACTTTCCGCTGAGCCAATGCCCGCTTTTACGCTCGAAATTCCGGCAGACCGCGCCCATGGGGACTGGTCTGCCAACGCCGCGCTGGTTTCGGCCCGCGCATTCCGTCTGCCCCCGCGTAAAATCGCCGAGCTGATCACAAAGCATCTGGTACTCAGCGGTACTTATTTTGACCGCTACGAAATAGCGGGCCCGGGCTTTTTGAACTTCTTCTTCTCCTCCCGCTTTTATGTGGATGTGCTGAAGGACATTGCCGCGCTGGGCAGCAACTACGGCCGCAGCAATTACGGCAAAAAGAAAAAAGTGATGGTGGAATTCGTTTCCGCCAACCCCACCGGCCCCATGCACATGGGCAACGCCCGCGGCGGCGCTCTGGGAGACTGCCTCTCCGCTGTTCTGGATATGGCGGGCTTTGAGGTATGGCGCGAGTTTTATGTCAACGATGCCGGCAATCAGATTGAAAAATTCGGTGCTTCTTTGTCCGCCCGGTACCAACAGCTCTTTTTGGGTGAGGATGCCGTGGAGTTCCCCGAGGACGGCTATCAGGGAGAGGACATTAAGGAAAATACTAAGCTGTATGCCGATGAGTTCGGCAAAAAGCTGCTGCAGGCCGACGAAGAAACCCGCCGGCGCGAACTGGTAGAATATGTTCTGCCCCGCAACATCCAAAAAATGAAGGATGACCTGAAAAAATACCGTATCGAATACGACCAATGGTTTTTGGAAAGCACTCTGCACAATGATGGCGAGCTGAAGGAAGCGCTGAAGCTTCTGACCGATCGAGGAGTCACCTATGAAAAGGATGGCGCTTTGTGGTACCGCGCCACCGACTTCGGTGCGGAAAAGGACGAGGTGCTTGTTCGCCAGAATGGCAACCCCACCTATTTTGCGGCGGACATTGCATACCATCGCAACAAGATTGAAAAGCGCGGCTATGATCTGTGTATCGATGTTTGGGGCGCCGACCACCACGGCCATGTTGCCCGTTTAAAGGGCGCGCTCGACGCGATTGGCCTGAAGGGAAGCCAGCTTGACGTTGTGCTGATGCAGCTTGTGAGGCTCACCCGCGACGGCCAGGTTGTGCGCATGAGCAAGCGCACCGGAAAAGCAATTCAGCTGGCCGATCTGCTCGACGAGGTGCCCGTAGACGCGGCGCGCTTCCTGTTTAACATGCGCGAGCCGAATTCGCAGATGGAATTCGACCTGGATCTGGCCGTGCAACAGGATTCCCAGAATCCCGTCTATTATGTACAGTATGCCAACGCCAGAATTTGCAGTATCCTGCGGAACTTGGCGGCCGACGGCATCGCCCCGCGCGAATGCACCAACAGCGAGCTGGCCCTTCTGACCGCGCCCGAGGAGTTGGAGCTGATCCGGCATCTGTCATCGTTTACTGAGGAGATCGTGCAGGCGGCCAAGGATTACGACCCCGCGCGCATCAATCGCTATGTGATCACGCTGGCAACGCTGTTCCACAAATTCTACAATACCTGCCGTGTCCGCGGCGAGGAAGAAAGCCTGACGGCAGCGCGTTTGGCTCTTTGCACGGCGGTTACCACCGTCATTCGCAATGTGCTTTCCATGTTTAAAATTTCAGCGCCCGAGTCGATGTAA
- a CDS encoding DUF1934 domain-containing protein, translated as MQENYWINIVGRQTIDDDVGEVTLTTLGSYLTKGDTRFIVYKEYDPDHNNAAITSVLKVDGSNTVSLMRGGGNTRLILEKGKRHQCQYDTGFGALMVGVFTSEVDSRLHDKGGELAVNYTLDINADLSSINEILITVKEAEQKDVETSTASH; from the coding sequence ATGCAGGAAAATTATTGGATCAATATCGTCGGCCGACAGACGATCGACGATGATGTGGGTGAAGTGACCCTCACAACCCTTGGCTCCTATTTAACCAAGGGCGACACTCGCTTTATTGTTTATAAGGAATATGACCCCGACCACAACAACGCAGCCATCACCTCTGTGCTGAAGGTAGACGGCAGCAATACCGTCTCACTGATGCGCGGCGGCGGAAATACCCGCCTGATTCTTGAAAAGGGAAAGCGCCACCAGTGCCAGTATGATACCGGCTTTGGCGCTCTGATGGTTGGTGTGTTCACCAGCGAGGTGGATTCCCGCCTTCACGACAAAGGCGGCGAGCTGGCCGTAAACTATACGCTGGACATCAATGCGGATTTGTCCAGCATCAATGAAATCCTGATTACCGTCAAGGAGGCAGAACAGAAAGATGTCGAAACTAGTACAGCAAGCCACTGA
- a CDS encoding CAP domain-containing protein, which yields MKLRRLYATVLAVAIGSTVTASAVAYQQKTVQTSGNVTSCPTSTASKTTSTGSSAVEKAVSQALTSAGKSASSQNCGATTAASKTSYGSSNCTGNTAVKAQTTSTCPTASAIPELSAVLDKVSCKQAECANGTSSNCAANVPNCFRQVLERCGVSVPDSLASLKNCGNSGSSCSGKTTNCTGSSCNSSSGSQASSKPSSSQASSKPSSSSSSSQATSSKPSSSSSSASSSTPSSSQSSSSAVSSAKPSDTLTFEERVVELVNQERAKAGLKSVTMNLKLSNVARAKSQDMHDNNYFSHTSPTYGSPFDMMKKFGITYRTAGENIAMGYRTPEAVMEGWMNSPGHKANILNSAYTEIGVGYVSDGNYWTQEFIG from the coding sequence ATGAAATTACGTAGGTTATACGCCACTGTATTAGCGGTGGCAATCGGTTCTACCGTCACAGCATCTGCGGTTGCTTACCAGCAGAAAACAGTACAAACCTCGGGGAACGTTACATCCTGCCCCACCAGCACTGCCTCAAAGACTACGAGCACAGGCTCCAGTGCGGTGGAAAAGGCAGTCAGTCAGGCGCTTACATCTGCCGGAAAGAGCGCATCCTCTCAAAACTGCGGAGCCACTACTGCGGCTTCAAAAACTTCTTACGGTTCTTCGAACTGCACCGGCAACACCGCCGTGAAGGCACAGACCACCAGCACCTGCCCGACGGCTTCCGCAATTCCGGAGCTCTCCGCTGTGTTGGATAAGGTCTCCTGCAAACAGGCGGAATGTGCGAACGGTACTTCTTCCAACTGCGCGGCGAACGTACCCAACTGTTTCCGCCAGGTGCTGGAACGCTGCGGTGTTTCGGTACCTGATTCCCTGGCCTCATTGAAAAACTGCGGTAACTCTGGTTCTTCCTGCTCCGGTAAGACCACCAATTGCACGGGTTCCTCCTGCAATTCTTCTTCCGGCAGTCAGGCTTCCAGCAAGCCTTCCAGCAGTCAGGCTTCCAGTAAGCCCTCCAGCTCTTCTTCCAGCAGTCAGGCCACATCCAGCAAACCCTCCAGCTCCTCGTCCAGTGCTTCTTCCAGCACACCGTCCTCCAGCCAGTCGAGCTCCAGCGCGGTTTCTTCCGCAAAGCCCTCCGATACGCTGACCTTTGAGGAGCGGGTTGTCGAGCTGGTTAACCAGGAGCGTGCCAAGGCCGGCCTGAAATCCGTGACCATGAACCTGAAGCTGTCCAACGTGGCGAGAGCCAAGTCGCAGGATATGCACGACAACAACTACTTCTCGCACACCAGCCCCACCTATGGTTCTCCGTTTGATATGATGAAGAAATTCGGGATTACTTACCGCACCGCCGGCGAGAACATCGCCATGGGCTACCGTACCCCCGAAGCCGTTATGGAGGGCTGGATGAATTCTCCGGGCCACAAAGCCAACATTCTGAACAGCGCTTATACCGAGATCGGCGTGGGCTATGTTTCTGACGGCAACTATTGGACTCAGGAGTTCATCGGCTGA
- the nusG gene encoding transcription termination/antitermination protein NusG yields MPEDVRWYVIHTYSGYENKVASNLEKTVENRQLQDLIQEIRVPTEMITEIKDGKKREVERKIYPSYVLVKMALTDESWYVVRNIRGCTGFVGPTSKPIPLTDEEVARMGVEKKTVEVSYQVGDSVHIVDGPLEGFVGTVEEVDLDKNRVRVTVSMFGRETPVELELDQAELVSD; encoded by the coding sequence ATGCCGGAAGACGTCAGGTGGTACGTGATTCATACCTATTCCGGGTATGAGAACAAAGTGGCATCCAACCTGGAAAAAACGGTGGAGAATCGCCAGCTTCAGGATTTGATTCAGGAAATCCGAGTTCCGACTGAGATGATTACTGAAATCAAGGACGGAAAGAAACGTGAAGTGGAGCGCAAGATCTACCCCAGCTATGTTTTGGTGAAGATGGCCCTCACCGATGAATCCTGGTATGTGGTTCGCAATATCCGCGGCTGTACCGGTTTTGTAGGACCTACGTCCAAGCCGATTCCGCTTACCGATGAGGAAGTGGCGCGCATGGGCGTGGAGAAGAAAACCGTGGAGGTATCGTACCAGGTGGGCGATTCGGTCCATATTGTGGACGGTCCGCTGGAAGGATTTGTCGGTACGGTCGAAGAAGTGGATCTGGACAAAAACCGTGTTCGTGTCACGGTATCTATGTTCGGACGCGAGACTCCGGTAGAGCTTGAGTTGGATCAGGCCGAGCTGGTGTCTGATTAA
- a CDS encoding homocysteine S-methyltransferase family protein, translating to MNVPWRLPFLLGGPAAEDFHVSSAGNDLSAEQWLLQNGELLRKKQEEWLSTGIGGLCAPTAFSHAFSPDREALREQVRLLNAGLLEITRQSAQRFGVPVGARVGGSGLFVPPYGEADFDDIYDGYRDQIRVLEQGGAEFILIENQSSMADMRAAVLASRTSDFSVFVTLSVDESGKTLTGCSLLPAVITLQAMGVEAIGLGGPMPPLEMLPLLKEVIPHASVPLCAIPSAEGLSPEAFAEQAQALLRAGVPVLGIGGDQTPAHWQALRQKAQEPFAFGSDYADADNYAAATENEAFFLGSDITLSEPIECSIALEEDLIDLDDEQVNAALIELNTLDDVMLLSQFGSVTRLPLAVHTDSRTILEAALRYVQGRLIVDTNCQIDLELIERTASKYGAIVY from the coding sequence ATGAATGTTCCTTGGAGGCTGCCTTTCCTTTTGGGCGGCCCTGCCGCGGAAGATTTTCACGTTTCTTCCGCCGGCAACGATCTGAGTGCAGAACAATGGCTGCTTCAGAACGGTGAGCTTCTGCGGAAAAAGCAGGAAGAGTGGCTGTCTACCGGAATTGGCGGCCTGTGTGCCCCTACCGCCTTTTCACATGCCTTTTCCCCCGACCGCGAGGCTCTGCGGGAGCAGGTGCGCCTGCTGAACGCCGGGCTTCTGGAAATAACCCGTCAGTCGGCGCAGCGCTTTGGGGTGCCGGTAGGCGCGCGGGTTGGCGGCAGCGGGCTGTTTGTGCCCCCCTACGGTGAAGCGGATTTTGACGACATTTACGATGGCTACCGCGACCAAATCCGTGTACTGGAGCAGGGCGGCGCAGAGTTCATTCTGATTGAGAATCAATCCTCGATGGCAGACATGCGGGCGGCGGTGCTGGCCTCCCGTACCTCCGACTTTTCTGTTTTTGTCACCCTTTCCGTGGACGAAAGCGGTAAAACCCTTACGGGCTGCTCGCTGCTGCCCGCCGTGATCACCCTGCAGGCTATGGGCGTGGAAGCGATCGGCCTTGGCGGCCCGATGCCTCCACTTGAAATGCTCCCCTTGCTGAAGGAAGTGATTCCCCACGCGTCGGTTCCGCTGTGCGCGATTCCCTCCGCCGAAGGGCTTTCGCCCGAAGCGTTTGCGGAGCAGGCACAGGCGCTGCTCCGCGCAGGGGTTCCGGTGCTGGGAATCGGCGGTGATCAGACTCCCGCGCATTGGCAGGCCCTGCGGCAGAAGGCACAAGAGCCCTTTGCGTTCGGGTCGGATTATGCCGACGCGGACAATTATGCCGCCGCAACGGAAAACGAGGCCTTCTTCCTCGGCAGCGACATCACCCTGAGCGAGCCGATTGAATGCTCGATTGCGCTGGAGGAAGACCTGATTGATCTGGACGACGAGCAGGTCAACGCCGCTCTGATTGAACTCAACACGCTGGATGACGTGATGCTGCTCTCTCAGTTCGGCTCCGTCACCCGCCTGCCGCTGGCTGTACATACCGACAGCCGTACAATTCTGGAGGCGGCCCTGCGCTATGTACAAGGGCGGCTGATCGTGGACACCAACTGCCAGATTGATCTGGAGCTGATCGAACGCACCGCAAGCAAATATGGCGCAATTGTATATTGA
- the rplL gene encoding 50S ribosomal protein L7/L12: MSDKVVKLIEDVKALTVLELSELVKALEEEFGVSAAAPVAVAAAPAAAAPVAEEKTEFDVVLKAAGANKIQVIKVVREITGLGLKEAKELVDGAPKNVKEGASKDDAEAIRAKLAEAGAEVEVK; encoded by the coding sequence ATGTCTGATAAAGTTGTTAAGTTGATTGAAGATGTTAAGGCTCTCACCGTTCTCGAGCTGTCCGAGCTCGTTAAGGCTCTGGAAGAGGAGTTCGGCGTTTCCGCTGCTGCTCCTGTTGCTGTTGCTGCTGCTCCGGCTGCTGCTGCTCCTGTTGCAGAAGAGAAGACCGAGTTTGACGTTGTGCTGAAGGCTGCCGGCGCTAACAAGATCCAGGTTATTAAGGTTGTTCGCGAGATCACCGGCCTGGGCCTGAAAGAAGCGAAGGAACTCGTTGATGGCGCTCCCAAGAACGTTAAAGAGGGTGCTTCCAAGGACGACGCTGAAGCAATCAGAGCGAAGCTTGCTGAGGCTGGCGCAGAAGTCGAAGTTAAATAA
- the rplJ gene encoding 50S ribosomal protein L10, which translates to MPSEKILAEKQQYVAELKENLKSACVGVIVSYKGITVAEDTKLRKDLREAGDTYRVIKNTLLSRALKDAGIEGLDHVLEGTTAIAYSEDNYVSGAKILSAFAEKNKKFEIKAGFVDGGAVDAAAVKELAELPSKEVLVARALGGLNAPITGFVTVLNGTMKGLVVALNAIAEKQAANA; encoded by the coding sequence TTGCCAAGTGAGAAGATTTTAGCGGAAAAGCAACAGTATGTTGCTGAACTGAAAGAAAACCTCAAGTCCGCTTGTGTCGGTGTGATCGTCAGCTATAAGGGCATCACAGTGGCCGAGGACACCAAACTCAGAAAAGATCTGCGTGAGGCCGGCGATACCTACCGCGTGATCAAGAATACCTTGCTGTCCCGTGCGCTGAAAGACGCGGGGATCGAGGGTCTGGATCATGTACTGGAAGGTACCACTGCAATCGCTTACAGCGAGGACAACTATGTGTCCGGTGCAAAGATTCTGTCTGCGTTTGCGGAGAAGAATAAGAAGTTCGAGATCAAGGCGGGTTTTGTTGACGGCGGTGCCGTTGATGCCGCTGCGGTGAAAGAGCTGGCGGAGCTGCCCTCGAAAGAGGTTCTGGTTGCGAGGGCTCTGGGTGGCTTGAATGCCCCCATTACCGGTTTTGTCACTGTTCTGAACGGAACAATGAAAGGCCTGGTGGTCGCGCTCAATGCGATTGCCGAAAAGCAGGCTGCAAACGCCTGA
- the secE gene encoding preprotein translocase subunit SecE: MAEKKPNALVNFGLGVAKFFRDCKNELKKIVWPTPKSVFKNTGVVLAMILIIGLFIFGLDTVFMNLLGLFMNIAK, translated from the coding sequence ATGGCTGAGAAAAAACCCAACGCTCTCGTCAATTTCGGCCTGGGTGTGGCGAAGTTTTTCCGCGACTGCAAAAACGAACTCAAGAAGATTGTCTGGCCTACCCCGAAGTCGGTGTTTAAAAATACCGGCGTGGTTCTGGCGATGATTCTGATTATCGGTCTGTTCATTTTCGGCCTGGATACCGTTTTTATGAATCTGTTGGGGCTGTTCATGAATATTGCGAAGTGA
- a CDS encoding DUF3783 domain-containing protein — MKARVVQEVVLLYRLTEDTELGKSAIEAFSRAGIPCRPVTQEQLGETVGALASASPEGKSYDGEIPERSAMVFSGFTSNRLDQVLNRLHTVDPRNQAMKAVVTDTNRTWSFEELLHELSREREAIRRQLQEQQENATAEQAQATE, encoded by the coding sequence ATGAAAGCTAGAGTAGTACAAGAGGTGGTTTTACTATACCGCCTGACAGAAGATACAGAACTGGGGAAAAGCGCAATAGAGGCATTCAGCCGGGCGGGAATTCCCTGCCGGCCTGTGACACAGGAGCAGCTCGGCGAAACGGTGGGAGCGCTTGCGTCCGCTTCACCCGAAGGGAAGAGCTATGACGGAGAAATCCCGGAGCGCAGTGCCATGGTGTTTTCCGGCTTTACCTCCAATCGGCTGGATCAGGTGCTGAATCGTCTGCACACGGTTGATCCCCGGAATCAGGCGATGAAAGCGGTCGTGACCGACACAAACCGCACCTGGTCGTTTGAGGAGCTTCTGCACGAGCTGTCCCGTGAGCGCGAGGCAATCCGCCGCCAGCTGCAGGAGCAGCAGGAAAATGCAACGGCCGAACAGGCACAAGCTACTGAATAA
- the rpmG gene encoding 50S ribosomal protein L33, which produces MRVKVTLACTECKQRNYDTMKNKKNDPDRLEMNKYCRFCKKHTVHKETK; this is translated from the coding sequence ATGAGAGTAAAAGTCACATTAGCCTGCACAGAGTGCAAACAGCGTAACTACGACACAATGAAAAACAAGAAGAACGACCCGGACAGGCTTGAGATGAACAAGTACTGCAGATTCTGCAAGAAACACACTGTTCATAAGGAAACGAAGTAA